In a single window of the Cryptococcus tetragattii IND107 chromosome 1, whole genome shotgun sequence genome:
- a CDS encoding thioredoxin: MAGGIQNITSTAEFDAIVRSLPPSRLLVADFYAQWCGPCHAIAPVLEQLADAYKHVTFVKIDVDQQRELASRFRITAMPTFKLLKGGKEVDQLRGASPPQLSQLISRHTGTAPPPTAAASSGSKSQAATGEITESLLKQVISKGLHCLNEAKEHPLSSILGPEKGPRGNSYLESDVDPELLISIPFQDPVKLKAISIFSVISPSQAPKTVKLFINQPNIGFDDAENEAPAQELILTPEQVKGDKIQLRFVRFQNVRSLHILVKDNQENEETTRIDSIDVYGAQGEKLDPSVTSQSSAGGGSMLEKLLASGK, translated from the exons ATGGCCGGTGGTATTCAAAACATTACATCCACAGCGG AGTTTGACGCTATCGTCCGTTCATTACCCCCCTCACGTTTGCTCGTCGCGG ACTTCTATGCC CAATGGTGTGGACCTTGCCATGCCATCGCACCTGTGTTAGAGCAGCTGGCTGACGCT TATAAACACGTCACATTTGTT AAGATAGACGTAGATCAACAAAGAGAACTTGCCTCAAGGTTCAGAATAACTGCTATGCCAACTTTCAAACTCTTGAAAGGCGGTAAAGAGGTTGACCAG CTGCGAGGCGCCTCTCCCCCTCAGCTCAGCCAATTGATCTCTCGGCACACGGGGACTGCGCCCCCTCCCACGGCAGCTGCCAGCTCCGGCTCCAAATCGCAAGCAGCTACAGGTGAAATAACGGAATCTCTCCTGAAGCAGGTCATATCAAAGGGGCTCCACTGCCTCAATGAAGCCAAAGaacatcctctttcttctatTCTCGGACCTGAAAAGGGTCCTCGAGGCAACTCCTACCTTGAATCGGATGTTGATCCTGAGCTCCTCATATCTATACCTTTTCAAGACCCCGTTAAGCTGAAAGCAATCTCGATCTTTTCTGTTATCAGCCCTTCCCAAGCACCCAAAACAGTAAAGCTGTTTATTAACCAGCCCAACATCGGCTTCGATGATGCGGAAAATGAGGCGCCGGCGCAAGAACTCATTTTGACCCCAGAGCAAGTTAAAGGTGACAAAATCCAGCTGCGGTTTGTGAGGTTTCAGAACGTGAGAAGCTTGCATATCTTAGTAAAGGACAATCAAGAGAACGAGGAGACTACCAGAATTGACTCAATTGACGTGTATGGTGCTC AGGGTGAAAAACTCGACCCAAGTGTCACTTCACAGTCTTCTGCTGGTGGCGGCAGCATGCTGGAGAAACTCTTAGCTTCGGGTAAATAA